Proteins from one Thermoplasma sp. Kam2015 genomic window:
- a CDS encoding acetyl-CoA C-acetyltransferase produces the protein MNGENVYLVDFKRTAFSRSRPNDPERDVFNSIRMDEAMAKLINVVIDETGIKPEEINDVITGCALQMDENWTYGGRHPILLANLPDSVPGMALDRACSSSLNAITIGAMEIMTGNSDIVLAGGYEHMTHVPMGNSPFLKPNIKLMVRPEYMHYDMNTGYSMGLTAEKLAALRGITRDEMDKYSLRSHQLASKALDEGYFKGEIVPIEVEINGEEKVIDTDQSIRKNTSLEDMKKLKPAFRDDGVITAGNSSPLNAGASLTLIMSEKKVKEYGLKPMARIVSFGWAGVDPSIMGEGPVPATRNALAKAKMDVSDIDLWEINEAFAVVVLNAMKELGIEEDRVNVHGGAIAIGHPLGATGARIAGTLARIMNEKKKDYGVATLCVGGGQGYSVVFERY, from the coding sequence ATGAACGGAGAGAACGTGTACCTCGTCGACTTCAAAAGGACCGCATTTTCAAGATCTAGGCCCAACGACCCGGAGCGAGATGTCTTTAATTCCATACGGATGGACGAAGCTATGGCAAAGCTCATCAACGTTGTCATCGATGAAACCGGTATCAAACCGGAGGAGATAAACGACGTGATAACAGGATGCGCGCTCCAGATGGACGAGAACTGGACCTATGGAGGCAGGCATCCAATACTGCTCGCAAACCTACCAGACAGCGTACCTGGAATGGCCCTGGACAGGGCATGCTCATCATCGCTCAACGCGATAACCATTGGTGCCATGGAGATAATGACCGGAAACTCGGACATAGTTCTTGCTGGCGGTTACGAACACATGACGCATGTACCGATGGGAAACAGCCCATTCCTCAAGCCAAACATAAAGCTCATGGTCAGGCCAGAGTATATGCATTACGATATGAATACCGGTTATTCAATGGGACTAACCGCGGAGAAGCTCGCCGCCCTTAGGGGGATAACAAGGGATGAGATGGACAAATATTCGTTGAGGAGCCATCAACTTGCCTCAAAGGCGCTAGATGAAGGATATTTCAAAGGCGAGATAGTGCCGATAGAGGTCGAGATAAATGGCGAAGAGAAGGTCATCGATACTGATCAGAGCATCAGGAAGAACACCTCACTTGAGGACATGAAGAAGTTGAAACCAGCATTCAGAGATGATGGCGTCATAACTGCAGGAAACTCATCACCGCTTAATGCAGGAGCTTCTTTGACACTGATCATGTCCGAGAAGAAGGTAAAGGAATACGGTTTAAAGCCAATGGCGAGGATAGTATCATTTGGCTGGGCAGGCGTTGACCCGTCCATAATGGGTGAGGGGCCAGTACCCGCAACGAGAAATGCACTGGCGAAGGCCAAGATGGATGTATCCGACATAGACCTGTGGGAGATAAATGAAGCGTTCGCGGTAGTGGTACTGAACGCCATGAAGGAGCTGGGAATAGAAGAGGATCGCGTCAACGTACACGGCGGAGCTATAGCGATAGGCCATCCCCTTGGAGCAACTGGGGCAAGGATCGCAGGTACACTGGCAAGGATCATGAACGAGAAGAAGAAGGACTACGGTGTAGCAACGCTGTGTGTCGGCGGAGGACAGGGTTACTCCGTTGTTTTTGAGAGGTATTGA